A single region of the Brachypodium distachyon strain Bd21 chromosome 3, Brachypodium_distachyon_v3.0, whole genome shotgun sequence genome encodes:
- the LOC100824508 gene encoding protease Do-like 9 isoform X1 — translation MDSSSSKGKRKRGRKSNKAAAADQRPPSPDAAPAPAPAAAGRRGRKPRRVVAPADSDSSRPSSPPRGEETKPVANGGDAVVGELGPGAWEEEAVRVVPSMDAVVKVFCVHTEPNFSLPWQRKRQYSSSSSGFIIGGRRVLTNAHSVEHFTQVKLKKRGSDTKYLATVLAIGTECDIALLTVSDDEFWEGVSPIEFGSLPALQDAVTVVGYPIGGDTISVTSGVVSRIEILSYVHGSTELLGLQIDAAINSGNSGGPAFNDRGICVGIAFQSLKHEDVENIGYVIPTPVIQHFIQDYEKSGEYTGFPIIGIEWQKMENPDLRKAMGMKPDQKGVRVRRVEPTAPESGYLRPSDIILSFDGIDIANDGTVPFRHGERIGFSYLVSQKYTGEKAVVKVLRDSKVHEFRMKLATHKRLIAAHVKGRPPSYYIVAGFVFAAVSVPYLRSEYGKDYEYDAPVKLLVKHLHAMAESPDEQLVVVSQVLVADINIGYEEIVNTQVLAVNGQPVKNLKNLVTMVENCKDEFLKFDLEYDQIVVLKTKTAKAATKDILTTHCIPSAMSDDLKT, via the exons ATggactcctcctcctccaagggCAAGCGCAAGCGTGGCCGCAAGAGCAAcaaggcggcagcggcggaccAACGCCCGCCATCCCCCGATGCTGCACCCGCCCCCGCTccggccgcggccggccgccgcgggcgcAAGCCGCGACGCGTCGTGGCCCCAGCGGACTCCGACTCCTCCCGCCCGTCGTCCCCGCCCCGGGGCGAGGAGACGAAGCCGGTGGCGAACGGAGGGGACGCGGTGGTGGGCGAGCTGGGCCCCGGCGcctgggaggaggaggccgtgagGGTGGTCCCGTCCATGGACGCGGTCGTGAAGGTGTTCTGCGTCCACACGGAGCCCAACTTCTCGCTGCCGTGGCAGCGGAAGCGGCAGTacagctccagcagcagcgggtTCATCATCGGCGGCCGACGGGTCCTCACCAACGCTCACTCCGTGGAGCACTTCACGCAGGTCAAGCTTAAGAAGCGCGGGTCCGACACCAAGTACCTGGCCACCGTCCTTGCCATAGGCACGGAGTGTGATATTG CGTTGTTAACTGTCAGTGATGATGAATTCTGGGAAGGAGTTTCACCAATTGAGTTTGGATCGTTACCAGCACTTCAGGATGCGGTTACTGTTGTTGGTTACCCAATTGGAGGAGATACAATATCTGTGACAAGTGGCGTGGTCTCTAGGATAGAAATACTGTCATATGTTCATGGTTCTACCGAACTTTTAGGATTGCAG ATAGATGCAGCTATTAATTCAGGAAATTCAGGTGGCCCAGCTTTTAATGATAGGGGCATATGTGTTGGTATAGCTTTTCAGTCTCTTAAACATGAAGATGTAGAGAATATAGGTTATGTGATACCCACCCCAGTTATCCAGCACTTCATTCAAGACTATGAAAAATCTGGAGAATATACAG GTTTCCCTATAATCGGGATAGAGTGGCAGAAAATGGAAAATCCTGATCTCCGGAAAGCAATGGGAATGAAACCGGATCAAAAGGGTGTTCGTGTCAGGAGGGTCGAACCTACTGCTCCTGAGTCTGGATATTTACGACCGTCAGATATAATTCTTAGCTTTGATGGCATCGATATTGCCAATGATGGTACAG TTCCTTTCAGGCATGGCGAACGCATTGGCTTTAGTTATCTTGTCTCTCAGAAATATACTGGTGAGAAGGCCGTTGTTAAAGTCCTGCGTGACTCAAAAGTTCATGAATTTAGAATGAAGCTAGCAACCCACAAGAGACTCATTGCAGCTCATGTCAAGGGCAGGCCACCATCATATTACATCGTTGCTGGCTTTGTTTTCGCAGCTGTATCTGTTCCATATCTTCGTTCTGAG TATGGGAAAGACTATGAATACGATGCACCTGTCAAGTTGTTGGTCAAGCATTTACATGCAATGGCAGAATCACCTGATGAACAACTGGTGGTGGTATCACAG GTGCTTGTGGCAGATATCAATATTGGCTATGAAGAAATTGTCAACACTCAG GTTCTTGCTGTTAATGGTCAGCCTGTAAAAAATTTGAAGAACCTGGTTACAATGGTAGAAAACTGCAAGGATGAATTCTTGAAGTTTGATTTGGAGTATGACCAG ATTGTTGTCCTCAAGACAAAAACTGCGAAGGCTGCTACTAAAGACATTCTGACAACACACTGTATACCATCGGCGATGTCTGATGACCTGAAGACCTAA
- the LOC100823892 gene encoding uncharacterized protein LOC100823892, with protein MMDGSADRDRENGGGNSFDEAEAAFFGRGGGRGCCCFFPCWPAPSSSSSSAAHQRIGGAADEKEEGPRWWRGAADAVLKVREWSELAAGPRWKTFIRRFGRGGAAGQRNFGGGRKLNYDALSYALNFDEGHGATPEPGGGDYQYRDFSSRFAAPPTGSSAKSSMDLGGRDAPPLFFSPPPPIIEA; from the coding sequence ATGATGGACGGCAGCGCCGACCGCGACCgcgaaaacggcggcggcaactCGTTcgacgaggcggaggcggccttcttcggccgcggcggaggccgcggctgctgctgcttcttccccTGCTGgcccgcgccctcctcctcgtcctcctcggccGCGCACCAGCGcatcggcggcgcggcggacgaGAAGGAGGAAGGCCCCCGCTGGTGGCGgggcgcggcggacgcggTGCTCAAGGTGCGGGAGTGGTCGGAGCTGGCGGCTGGCCCGCGCTGGAAGACCTTCATCCGCCGcttcggccgcggcggcgcagccggGCAGCGGAACTTCGGCGGCGGACGCAAGCTCAACTACGACGCGCTCAGCTACGCCCTCAACTTCGATGAGGGCCATGGCGCCACTCCTgagcccggcggcggcgactacCAGTACCGCGACTTCTCCTCCCGCTTCGCGGCCCCGCCGACGGGCTCCTCCGCCAAGTCCTCCATGGACCTCGGCGGCCGCGACGCCCCGCCGCTCTTCttcagcccgccgccgcccatcatCGAAGCCTGA
- the LOC100824508 gene encoding protease Do-like 9 isoform X2 — MDSSSSKGKRKRGRKSNKAAAADQRPPSPDAAPAPAPAAAGRRGRKPRRVVAPADSDSSRPSSPPRGEETKPVANGGDAVVGELGPGAWEEEAVRVVPSMDAVVKVFCVHTEPNFSLPWQRKRQYSSSSSGFIIGGRRVLTNAHSVEHFTQVKLKKRGSDTKYLATVLAIGTECDIGFPIIGIEWQKMENPDLRKAMGMKPDQKGVRVRRVEPTAPESGYLRPSDIILSFDGIDIANDGTVPFRHGERIGFSYLVSQKYTGEKAVVKVLRDSKVHEFRMKLATHKRLIAAHVKGRPPSYYIVAGFVFAAVSVPYLRSEYGKDYEYDAPVKLLVKHLHAMAESPDEQLVVVSQVLVADINIGYEEIVNTQVLAVNGQPVKNLKNLVTMVENCKDEFLKFDLEYDQIVVLKTKTAKAATKDILTTHCIPSAMSDDLKT, encoded by the exons ATggactcctcctcctccaagggCAAGCGCAAGCGTGGCCGCAAGAGCAAcaaggcggcagcggcggaccAACGCCCGCCATCCCCCGATGCTGCACCCGCCCCCGCTccggccgcggccggccgccgcgggcgcAAGCCGCGACGCGTCGTGGCCCCAGCGGACTCCGACTCCTCCCGCCCGTCGTCCCCGCCCCGGGGCGAGGAGACGAAGCCGGTGGCGAACGGAGGGGACGCGGTGGTGGGCGAGCTGGGCCCCGGCGcctgggaggaggaggccgtgagGGTGGTCCCGTCCATGGACGCGGTCGTGAAGGTGTTCTGCGTCCACACGGAGCCCAACTTCTCGCTGCCGTGGCAGCGGAAGCGGCAGTacagctccagcagcagcgggtTCATCATCGGCGGCCGACGGGTCCTCACCAACGCTCACTCCGTGGAGCACTTCACGCAGGTCAAGCTTAAGAAGCGCGGGTCCGACACCAAGTACCTGGCCACCGTCCTTGCCATAGGCACGGAGTGTGATATTG GTTTCCCTATAATCGGGATAGAGTGGCAGAAAATGGAAAATCCTGATCTCCGGAAAGCAATGGGAATGAAACCGGATCAAAAGGGTGTTCGTGTCAGGAGGGTCGAACCTACTGCTCCTGAGTCTGGATATTTACGACCGTCAGATATAATTCTTAGCTTTGATGGCATCGATATTGCCAATGATGGTACAG TTCCTTTCAGGCATGGCGAACGCATTGGCTTTAGTTATCTTGTCTCTCAGAAATATACTGGTGAGAAGGCCGTTGTTAAAGTCCTGCGTGACTCAAAAGTTCATGAATTTAGAATGAAGCTAGCAACCCACAAGAGACTCATTGCAGCTCATGTCAAGGGCAGGCCACCATCATATTACATCGTTGCTGGCTTTGTTTTCGCAGCTGTATCTGTTCCATATCTTCGTTCTGAG TATGGGAAAGACTATGAATACGATGCACCTGTCAAGTTGTTGGTCAAGCATTTACATGCAATGGCAGAATCACCTGATGAACAACTGGTGGTGGTATCACAG GTGCTTGTGGCAGATATCAATATTGGCTATGAAGAAATTGTCAACACTCAG GTTCTTGCTGTTAATGGTCAGCCTGTAAAAAATTTGAAGAACCTGGTTACAATGGTAGAAAACTGCAAGGATGAATTCTTGAAGTTTGATTTGGAGTATGACCAG ATTGTTGTCCTCAAGACAAAAACTGCGAAGGCTGCTACTAAAGACATTCTGACAACACACTGTATACCATCGGCGATGTCTGATGACCTGAAGACCTAA